Proteins encoded by one window of Sorangium aterium:
- a CDS encoding glycosyltransferase family protein → MKILYGVVGEGMGHAMRSRVVIEHLLAQGHELEIMASGRATDFLSKRFAGVNRIHGLHMIYEENRVRRGKTLWSNVLSGATGTPKNIAAYFELIKDFRPELTVSDFESWTYLYAKLHRLPILSVDNMQIINRCTHDAEILAGHEAGFQLTRAFVKSKLPFCNHYVIATFFRPPVRKQETTLVPPILRPEIIAANRRPGEHLLVYQTAEGNDALSATLAKTGLECRIYGMRRNITEEQVEGNLRYRPFSEEGFIDDLASCRAVIAGGGFTLMGEAVYLRKPMLAVPLGRQFEQVLNARYLEREGFGRGADSLDDPAVIADFVKAIPACEEKLAGYSQDGNRQLFEVMDGLLDRAHAGVL, encoded by the coding sequence ATGAAGATCCTCTATGGCGTCGTCGGCGAAGGGATGGGGCACGCCATGCGCTCGCGCGTCGTGATCGAACACCTGCTCGCGCAGGGACACGAGCTCGAGATCATGGCGTCGGGCAGGGCGACCGACTTCCTGTCCAAGCGCTTCGCGGGGGTGAACCGCATCCACGGGCTCCACATGATCTACGAGGAGAACCGGGTGCGTCGCGGCAAGACGCTCTGGTCCAACGTGCTCTCCGGCGCGACGGGCACGCCGAAGAACATCGCCGCGTACTTCGAGCTCATCAAGGACTTTCGCCCCGAGCTCACGGTCAGCGACTTCGAGTCGTGGACGTACCTCTACGCCAAGCTCCACCGGCTGCCGATCCTCTCGGTCGACAACATGCAGATCATCAACCGGTGCACCCACGACGCGGAGATCCTCGCCGGCCACGAGGCGGGTTTCCAGCTCACGCGCGCGTTCGTGAAGAGCAAGCTGCCGTTCTGCAACCATTACGTCATCGCCACGTTCTTCCGCCCGCCGGTCCGCAAGCAGGAGACGACGCTGGTCCCGCCGATCCTCCGCCCCGAGATCATCGCCGCGAACCGCCGCCCCGGGGAGCACCTGCTCGTCTACCAGACCGCCGAGGGGAACGACGCGCTCTCGGCGACGCTCGCGAAGACCGGGCTCGAGTGCCGCATCTACGGGATGCGCCGGAACATCACGGAAGAGCAGGTCGAGGGCAACCTGCGCTACCGCCCCTTCAGCGAGGAGGGCTTCATCGACGACCTCGCGTCGTGCCGCGCCGTCATCGCCGGCGGCGGGTTCACGTTGATGGGGGAGGCGGTCTACCTGCGCAAGCCGATGCTCGCCGTCCCCCTCGGCCGCCAGTTCGAGCAGGTGCTCAACGCCCGCTACCTCGAGCGCGAGGGGTTCGGCCGCGGCGCCGATTCGCTGGACGACCCGGCCGTCATCGCGGATTTCGTGAAGGCCATCCCGGCCTGTGAAGAGAAGCTCGCGGGCTACTCCCAGGACGGCAACCGGCAGCTGTTCGAGGTGATGGACGGCCTGCTCGATCGCGCACACGCCGGCGTGCTCTGA
- a CDS encoding ABC transporter permease codes for MRRELGMTIALVVMCLGLYISNPDFLGQSNSINTLRQISMLGIFAMGIGFVIIAGGIDLSIGSVIGLTGVLIAKLSSTQIGGLGYPLWIGIPVALGVALLIGLGQGLLITRLKLQPFIVTLGGMLFLRGVSQTIAQGGTLSLGGSPLLALANGGLLKSGSDALVPYPLLMFLAVSAVATYALHFTVFGRYVYAIGGNRDAAEYSGINVRRVETSTYVISAGLGGVAGVCYASYIGQMSQQVGIAYEMYAIAAAVLGGCSLRGGEGTVLGIIIGSAVMRVIDNGINMFQLPYQDADRIQRIWRLDPNWTFIIIGAVILVAVILDQIVHMVQTKRRIRHASAGAAEAAPSLQAAAAVGAAESPAARAPDRESV; via the coding sequence GTGAGGCGTGAGCTCGGGATGACCATCGCGCTCGTCGTGATGTGTCTGGGCCTCTACATCTCGAACCCGGATTTCCTCGGGCAGTCGAACTCGATCAACACCCTGCGGCAGATCTCGATGCTCGGGATCTTCGCGATGGGCATCGGGTTCGTCATCATCGCCGGCGGCATCGATCTGTCGATCGGGTCCGTGATCGGCCTGACGGGCGTCCTCATCGCCAAGCTCTCGTCGACCCAGATCGGCGGCCTGGGCTACCCGCTGTGGATCGGCATTCCGGTGGCGCTCGGCGTGGCGCTGCTGATCGGCCTCGGCCAGGGCTTGTTGATCACGCGGCTCAAGCTGCAGCCGTTCATCGTCACGCTCGGCGGCATGTTGTTCTTGCGCGGCGTCTCGCAGACCATCGCCCAGGGGGGCACCCTGAGCCTCGGTGGCTCGCCGCTGCTCGCCCTCGCGAACGGCGGGCTGCTCAAGAGCGGGAGCGACGCGCTCGTCCCGTACCCGCTCCTGATGTTCCTCGCCGTGAGCGCCGTGGCGACCTATGCGCTGCACTTCACGGTGTTCGGCCGTTACGTTTATGCGATCGGCGGCAACCGCGACGCGGCCGAGTACTCCGGCATCAACGTGAGGCGGGTGGAGACGTCTACCTATGTGATCTCGGCGGGCCTCGGCGGCGTGGCCGGCGTCTGTTACGCCTCGTACATCGGGCAGATGTCGCAGCAGGTCGGCATCGCGTACGAGATGTATGCGATCGCCGCGGCCGTGCTCGGCGGCTGCTCGCTTCGCGGGGGTGAAGGCACGGTGCTCGGCATCATCATCGGCTCCGCGGTGATGCGCGTCATCGACAACGGCATCAATATGTTCCAGCTGCCGTACCAGGACGCTGACCGCATTCAACGCATCTGGCGCCTGGACCCGAACTGGACCTTCATCATCATCGGCGCCGTGATCCTCGTCGCCGTGATCCTCGACCAGATCGTGCACATGGTGCAGACGAAGCGGCGCATCCGGCATGCCTCCGCGGGCGCCGCCGAGGCGGCGCCGAGCCTGCAGGCGGCCGCGGCGGTCGGCGCAGCGGAGTCGCCCGCCGCGCGAGCGCCCGATCGCGAGAGCGTCTGA
- a CDS encoding sugar ABC transporter ATP-binding protein produces the protein MRAITKRFPGVIALQGVSLSLKPGEVLALMGENGAGKSTLMKILGGALQPDEGEIRIDGRSVAIESVRAAKRLGIALIHQELMLAPNLDIAANIFLGNEGGATGLLLRPLPKGDMHARARELLLRVGLPLPPSTPVSALTAGQMQMVEIAKALALSARILIMDEPTSSLTSGESEHLFGIIRKLRADGIGIVYISHRMEEVMTLADRVTVLRDGRYVGDLTRAEATRERIVAMMVGRELSAHYFPERRPRRSTEPVLVVEGLVVPGAPAQVSFSAGRGEILGFAGLVGSGRTELMQTIFGVTKALGGRMTLEGKGFAPRRPRDAIDRGVYLAPEDRKRHGLVLPLSVAENTSLPNIGSYGRWGFLNRETERRIAESEVERLRTKTPGIRQPVVNLSGGNQQKVVLGKWLAMNPRVLILDEPTRGIDVGAKAEIYRHMAALADEGITILMVSSDMEEIIGMSDRVAVMHERRIKGVLPRERLSQERIATLMTGHAEKEALS, from the coding sequence ATGCGCGCGATCACCAAGCGGTTTCCCGGCGTGATCGCGCTCCAGGGCGTCTCTCTCTCGCTGAAGCCGGGCGAGGTGCTCGCCCTCATGGGCGAGAACGGCGCCGGCAAGAGCACGCTCATGAAGATCCTGGGGGGCGCCCTGCAGCCCGATGAGGGCGAGATCCGCATCGATGGAAGGAGCGTCGCCATCGAGAGCGTGCGCGCCGCCAAGCGCCTCGGCATCGCGCTCATCCATCAGGAGTTGATGCTGGCGCCAAACCTGGACATCGCGGCCAACATCTTCCTCGGCAACGAAGGCGGCGCGACAGGGCTGCTCCTCCGTCCGCTGCCGAAGGGCGACATGCACGCCCGCGCCAGGGAGCTGCTCCTGCGCGTGGGCTTGCCGCTCCCGCCCTCGACCCCGGTGTCCGCGTTGACCGCCGGCCAGATGCAGATGGTCGAGATCGCCAAGGCGCTCGCCCTGAGCGCGCGCATCCTCATCATGGACGAGCCGACTTCGTCGCTCACGAGCGGTGAGTCCGAGCACCTCTTCGGGATCATCCGCAAGCTCCGGGCGGACGGCATCGGCATCGTCTACATCTCGCACCGGATGGAAGAGGTCATGACGCTGGCGGACCGGGTGACGGTCCTGCGCGACGGCCGCTACGTCGGTGACCTCACGCGCGCGGAGGCGACGCGCGAACGGATCGTCGCCATGATGGTGGGCCGCGAGCTCAGCGCGCACTACTTCCCGGAGAGGCGGCCCCGTCGATCGACCGAGCCCGTGCTGGTGGTCGAAGGGCTCGTCGTGCCCGGCGCGCCCGCGCAGGTCTCTTTTTCGGCCGGACGCGGGGAGATCCTCGGCTTCGCCGGCCTGGTCGGCTCGGGCCGCACGGAGCTCATGCAGACGATCTTCGGGGTGACGAAGGCGCTCGGGGGACGCATGACGCTCGAAGGCAAGGGGTTCGCTCCTCGAAGACCGAGGGATGCCATCGACCGCGGCGTCTACCTGGCGCCGGAGGATCGCAAGCGCCACGGCCTCGTGCTGCCGCTCAGCGTCGCAGAGAACACCTCCCTGCCCAACATCGGCAGCTACGGCCGCTGGGGCTTCTTGAACAGGGAGACGGAGCGCCGGATCGCCGAATCGGAGGTGGAGCGCTTGAGGACGAAGACGCCCGGCATTCGTCAGCCCGTCGTGAACCTCTCCGGCGGAAACCAGCAGAAGGTGGTGCTCGGGAAATGGCTGGCCATGAACCCGCGCGTGCTCATCCTGGACGAGCCGACGCGGGGCATCGACGTCGGCGCCAAAGCCGAGATCTACCGCCACATGGCCGCCCTCGCGGATGAAGGCATCACGATCTTGATGGTCAGCTCGGACATGGAAGAGATCATCGGAATGAGCGATCGCGTCGCCGTCATGCACGAGCGACGCATCAAGGGCGTGCTGCCGCGGGAACGGCTCAGCCAGGAGCGGATCGCGACCTTGATGACGGGCCACGCGGAAAAGGAGGCTCTGTCGTGA
- a CDS encoding sugar-binding protein, producing the protein MKETKSWGKGWAVVAPFLLGLLAMTGCNEKSEGTGAAPAEGGGSKPKVVKLAFVTNNASEFWKIAQAGVRKYEQESKVQVDVKMPSNGTTEEQNQILENLSSQGYDAIAVSAIAPADQVPVLNKVAEKSKLITFDSDAPASSRLLYIGTNNHEAGKALGAYIVKLLPEGGKMAVFVGTLSADNAKQRLQGIQDAIAGKNIEIVDKREDNTDRAKARSNVEDIINAHPDLKLVAGLWSYNGPAIAAAIEALGKKGKVLAAVFDEEQETLTAIENGTISATVVQKPFQFGYLASKWAHELSVKPDTAKAQIPANKSIDTGIDVIEKTNVAAFKQQLAEMKK; encoded by the coding sequence GTGAAAGAGACGAAGTCCTGGGGCAAGGGTTGGGCGGTCGTAGCGCCCTTCCTGTTGGGGCTGCTCGCGATGACGGGGTGCAACGAGAAGAGCGAGGGGACGGGCGCCGCGCCAGCCGAGGGCGGCGGCTCGAAGCCGAAGGTCGTCAAGCTCGCCTTCGTCACCAACAACGCGTCCGAGTTCTGGAAGATCGCTCAGGCGGGCGTCCGGAAATACGAGCAAGAAAGCAAGGTTCAGGTCGACGTGAAGATGCCGTCGAACGGCACCACGGAGGAGCAGAACCAGATCCTCGAAAACCTCTCGAGTCAGGGCTACGACGCCATCGCCGTGAGCGCCATCGCGCCGGCCGATCAGGTCCCGGTGCTCAACAAGGTGGCCGAGAAGAGCAAGCTCATCACGTTCGACTCGGACGCCCCGGCGTCGAGCCGACTGCTCTACATCGGCACCAACAACCACGAGGCCGGCAAGGCGCTCGGCGCCTATATCGTGAAGCTCCTCCCGGAAGGCGGTAAGATGGCCGTGTTCGTCGGCACGCTCTCCGCGGACAACGCGAAGCAGCGCCTGCAAGGCATCCAGGACGCGATCGCCGGCAAGAACATCGAGATCGTCGACAAGCGGGAGGACAACACCGACCGCGCGAAGGCGCGCTCCAACGTGGAGGACATCATCAACGCGCACCCGGACCTGAAGCTCGTCGCAGGCCTGTGGTCCTACAACGGCCCCGCCATCGCGGCGGCCATCGAGGCGCTCGGGAAGAAGGGGAAGGTCCTCGCAGCGGTGTTCGACGAGGAACAGGAGACGCTCACGGCCATCGAGAACGGCACGATCTCGGCCACGGTCGTCCAGAAGCCGTTTCAGTTCGGTTACCTGGCGAGCAAGTGGGCGCATGAGCTCTCGGTCAAGCCCGACACGGCGAAGGCGCAGATCCCGGCCAACAAGAGCATCGACACCGGCATCGACGTGATCGAAAAGACCAACGTGGCGGCCTTCAAACAGCAGCTCGCTGAAATGAAGAAGTGA